The following proteins come from a genomic window of Nocardiopsis sp. YSL2:
- a CDS encoding ABC transporter substrate-binding protein, translating into MASKKVLGLTAATAALVLGLTACGNGGGEEGGGGDGGGEEFTYGILYPQSGNLAFLGPPQITAAEYAISQINEAGGILGTEVPAIVEGDEAGDNAQANQAANNLVADEVNAVIGAAASGMTQATYDTITGANIVQCSGSNTSAALSDIDDNGYYFRTAPSDSLSAVVMARKIVEAGHQSVALVARGDDYGAGYAENLQAELEGLGAEIVANETYDPEATTFDSVVSGVTNEEPDAVALIAFEEGAQVIAQMLEGDIQGDQLFITDGLNDPELGATVNESDPDAINGVTGVAPSADNPEFSEGLAEFNPELEVFQFAPQVYDCVTSIALAAEAADSVDPAEYVAELPNISRPEGTECSSFAECRDLLADGEEINYQGVSGNIDFDDNGDPTAATFEIFAFGDDGHEILAYEEHSLND; encoded by the coding sequence ATGGCAAGCAAGAAGGTCCTAGGCCTCACTGCCGCCACCGCGGCCCTGGTACTCGGACTCACCGCGTGTGGCAACGGCGGCGGAGAAGAAGGCGGCGGCGGCGACGGAGGCGGCGAGGAGTTCACCTACGGAATCCTCTACCCCCAGTCCGGTAACCTCGCCTTCCTCGGCCCGCCCCAGATCACCGCGGCCGAGTACGCGATCTCCCAGATCAACGAGGCGGGCGGCATCCTCGGCACCGAGGTCCCCGCGATCGTCGAGGGCGACGAGGCCGGCGACAACGCCCAGGCCAACCAGGCCGCGAACAACCTCGTCGCCGACGAGGTCAACGCCGTCATCGGCGCCGCCGCCTCCGGCATGACCCAGGCGACCTACGACACCATCACCGGCGCCAACATCGTCCAGTGCTCCGGGTCCAACACCTCGGCCGCCCTGAGCGACATCGACGACAACGGCTACTACTTCCGTACGGCGCCCAGCGACAGCCTCTCCGCCGTCGTCATGGCCCGCAAGATCGTCGAGGCCGGCCACCAGAGCGTCGCCCTCGTGGCCCGAGGCGACGACTACGGGGCGGGCTACGCCGAGAACCTGCAGGCCGAGCTCGAGGGCCTGGGCGCCGAGATCGTGGCCAACGAGACCTACGACCCCGAGGCCACCACCTTCGACTCCGTCGTCAGCGGAGTCACCAACGAGGAGCCCGACGCCGTCGCCCTCATCGCCTTCGAGGAAGGCGCCCAGGTCATCGCCCAGATGCTGGAGGGCGACATCCAGGGCGACCAGCTCTTCATCACCGACGGCCTCAACGACCCGGAGCTCGGCGCCACGGTCAACGAGAGCGACCCCGACGCCATCAACGGCGTCACCGGTGTCGCCCCGTCCGCCGACAACCCCGAGTTCTCCGAAGGGCTCGCCGAGTTCAACCCGGAGCTGGAGGTCTTCCAGTTCGCCCCGCAGGTCTACGACTGCGTGACCAGCATCGCCCTGGCCGCCGAGGCCGCCGACAGCGTCGACCCCGCCGAGTACGTGGCCGAACTGCCCAACATCAGCCGCCCCGAGGGCACCGAGTGCAGCAGCTTCGCCGAGTGCCGTGACCTGCTCGCCGACGGCGAGGAGATCAACTACCAGGGCGTCAGCGGCAACATCGACTTCGATGACAACGGCGACCCGACCGCCGCCACCTTCGAGATCTTCGCCTTCGGAGACGACGGCCACGAGATCCTCGCCTACGAGGAGCACTCGCTGAACGACTAG
- a CDS encoding PaaI family thioesterase: MTTGSETQPLLDTGALTGGLGQRMGIEISEASAERVVGRMPVEGNTQPFGLLHGGASCVLAESLGSVGATLHAQQFDRVAVGIEINATHHRSATDGHVTGVAVPVHQGRTLSTWDITISDDQGRKVCTSRLTCMLRALPQG, translated from the coding sequence ATGACCACAGGATCCGAGACGCAGCCGCTCCTCGACACGGGCGCCCTCACCGGAGGACTCGGACAGCGGATGGGGATCGAGATCTCCGAGGCCTCCGCCGAGCGCGTCGTGGGCCGCATGCCCGTGGAGGGCAACACCCAGCCCTTCGGACTCCTGCACGGAGGCGCCTCCTGCGTGCTCGCCGAATCCCTGGGCTCGGTCGGCGCCACCCTGCACGCCCAGCAGTTCGACCGCGTCGCCGTCGGCATCGAGATCAACGCCACCCACCACCGCTCCGCCACCGACGGCCACGTCACCGGAGTCGCCGTCCCCGTCCACCAGGGCCGCACCCTGTCCACATGGGACATCACCATCAGCGACGACCAGGGCCGCAAGGTCTGCACCTCCCGGCTCACCTGCATGCTCCGCGCACTGCCCCAGGGCTGA
- the polA gene encoding DNA polymerase I, whose protein sequence is MVTKRETPDQTSQASAGADSAASSGGGKRPRLLLLDGHSMAFRAFFALPVEKFGTSTGQSTNAVYGFASMLVKLLRDEEPTHVAVAWDLSGPTFRHEEYAEYKDGRSDTPQEFPSQVPLTQDLMRLVGVANLSAPGFEADDVIATLARMGGEAGMEVLIASGDRDAFQLVTEACTVLYPGKSLSDLRRMTPEAVREKYGVSPRRYRDLAALVGEKADNLPGVPGVGPKTAAKWIDKYGSLDELVAHADEIKGKAGQNLRDHLDDVLRNQRLNELATDVELGVGAADLVIGEADRAGIDALFDNLEFASNLRERLYAVLRTGGEEADAAASGAEDGFEIDLTVAGTGELAAWLVRHASAEGVTAAAPAGLAVEGVWGQGTGRVDGLAVCVPGGAAVYADPTAMDAADTEALAAFLGDAERPKSVHEYKGALLALGEHGWALRGVVSDTALAAYLVQPGQRRFDLVDLARKYLGRELQEGGDGAQMTLDLGSEEEPSGRAHELAVRAAATRDLAGVLSAELDKRGGTHLLHGVELPLVDVLAKMERVGVAADRAYLEELQGEFAAAARRAVEEAHRVVGREFNLGSPKQLQQVLFEELGLPKTKKIKTGYTTDADALAWLEQETGHELPKQLLRHRDQTKLRTTVEGLIKTVGDDGRIHTTYNQTVAATGRLSSTDPNLQNIPVRTDVGRRIRRAFVVGEGFEELLTADYSQIELRIMAHLSQEPALIEAFNSGYDFHAQMAARVFGLDVEAVDGEARSKIKAMSYGLAYGLSAYGLSQQLGIAPDEAKKLMEDYFAEFGGVRDYLRSVVDEARKVGYTETIMGRRRYLPDLTSDNRQRRDMAERMALNAPIQGSAADIIKVAMLQVDAALTEGGYVSRVLLQVHDELIVEVAPGEREAVENLVAHEMGTAYDLRVPLGVSVGRGQNWHDAAH, encoded by the coding sequence GTGGTGACCAAGCGAGAGACCCCCGACCAGACATCCCAGGCCAGTGCCGGGGCCGACAGTGCGGCCTCTTCCGGCGGTGGGAAGCGCCCCCGCCTGCTTCTCCTGGACGGCCACTCGATGGCCTTCCGCGCGTTCTTCGCGCTTCCGGTGGAGAAGTTCGGCACGAGCACCGGACAGTCGACGAACGCCGTCTACGGTTTCGCGTCGATGCTGGTGAAGCTGCTGCGTGATGAGGAGCCCACGCATGTGGCGGTGGCGTGGGACCTGTCGGGGCCCACGTTCCGGCACGAGGAGTACGCGGAGTACAAGGACGGCCGTTCGGACACGCCGCAGGAGTTCCCCTCCCAGGTGCCGCTGACCCAGGACCTGATGCGGCTGGTCGGTGTGGCCAACCTGTCGGCGCCGGGGTTCGAGGCCGACGACGTCATCGCGACGTTGGCGCGCATGGGCGGGGAGGCGGGCATGGAGGTGCTGATCGCCTCCGGTGACCGCGACGCCTTCCAGTTGGTGACGGAGGCGTGCACGGTCCTGTACCCGGGCAAGAGCCTGTCGGACCTGCGGCGGATGACGCCGGAGGCGGTGCGGGAGAAGTACGGGGTGAGTCCGCGGCGCTACCGGGACCTGGCGGCTCTGGTGGGGGAGAAGGCCGACAACCTGCCGGGCGTGCCGGGGGTGGGGCCCAAGACGGCGGCCAAGTGGATCGACAAGTACGGGTCGCTGGACGAACTGGTCGCGCACGCCGACGAGATCAAGGGCAAGGCCGGCCAGAACCTGCGCGACCACCTGGACGACGTGCTGCGCAACCAGCGGCTGAACGAGCTGGCCACCGACGTCGAGTTGGGAGTGGGCGCCGCCGACCTGGTCATCGGCGAGGCCGACCGTGCGGGGATCGACGCCCTGTTCGACAACCTGGAGTTCGCCTCCAACCTGCGTGAGCGCCTCTACGCGGTGCTGCGCACGGGCGGGGAGGAGGCCGACGCGGCCGCGTCGGGCGCCGAGGACGGCTTCGAGATCGACCTCACCGTGGCCGGGACCGGCGAGCTGGCGGCGTGGCTGGTGCGCCACGCCTCGGCCGAGGGTGTGACGGCGGCCGCCCCCGCGGGCCTGGCGGTCGAGGGCGTGTGGGGGCAGGGGACCGGGCGCGTGGACGGGCTCGCGGTCTGTGTGCCCGGCGGCGCGGCGGTGTACGCCGACCCCACGGCGATGGACGCGGCCGACACCGAGGCGCTGGCGGCGTTCCTGGGCGACGCGGAGCGGCCCAAGTCGGTGCACGAGTACAAGGGCGCGCTGCTGGCCCTGGGCGAGCACGGGTGGGCCCTGCGCGGGGTGGTCAGCGACACCGCGCTGGCCGCGTACCTGGTCCAGCCGGGGCAGCGCCGGTTCGATCTGGTCGACCTGGCCCGCAAGTACCTGGGGCGCGAGCTCCAGGAGGGCGGCGACGGTGCCCAGATGACGCTGGACCTGGGATCGGAGGAGGAGCCCTCGGGGCGGGCGCACGAGCTGGCGGTGCGGGCGGCGGCCACCCGCGACCTGGCGGGTGTGCTCTCGGCGGAGCTGGACAAGCGGGGCGGGACGCACCTGCTGCACGGTGTGGAGCTGCCGCTGGTGGACGTGCTGGCGAAGATGGAGCGTGTGGGCGTCGCCGCCGACCGCGCCTATCTGGAGGAGCTGCAGGGCGAGTTCGCCGCGGCGGCCCGCCGGGCGGTGGAGGAGGCGCACCGGGTGGTGGGCCGCGAGTTCAACCTGGGCTCGCCCAAGCAGCTGCAGCAGGTGCTGTTCGAGGAGCTGGGGCTGCCCAAGACGAAGAAGATCAAGACCGGGTACACCACGGACGCCGACGCGCTGGCGTGGCTGGAGCAGGAGACCGGTCACGAGCTGCCCAAGCAGCTGTTGCGGCACCGGGACCAGACCAAGCTGCGCACGACGGTGGAGGGCCTGATCAAGACCGTCGGCGACGACGGCCGCATCCACACGACCTACAACCAGACGGTGGCGGCGACGGGGCGGCTCAGCTCCACGGACCCGAACCTGCAGAACATCCCGGTGCGCACGGACGTGGGTCGGCGGATCCGGCGGGCGTTCGTGGTCGGCGAGGGGTTCGAGGAGCTGCTGACGGCCGACTACAGCCAGATCGAGCTGCGGATCATGGCGCACCTGTCGCAGGAGCCGGCGCTGATCGAGGCGTTCAACAGCGGGTACGACTTCCACGCGCAGATGGCGGCGCGGGTGTTCGGCCTCGACGTGGAGGCCGTGGACGGCGAGGCGCGCTCGAAGATCAAGGCCATGAGCTACGGGCTGGCGTACGGGCTGAGCGCCTACGGGCTGTCGCAGCAGCTGGGGATCGCGCCCGACGAGGCCAAGAAGCTCATGGAGGACTACTTCGCGGAGTTCGGCGGGGTGCGCGACTACCTGCGTTCGGTCGTGGACGAGGCGCGCAAGGTGGGCTACACCGAGACGATCATGGGCCGGCGCCGCTATCTGCCGGATCTGACCAGCGACAACCGCCAGCGCAGGGACATGGC